The Candidatus Effluviviaceae Genus I sp. genome has a segment encoding these proteins:
- a CDS encoding S8 family serine peptidase: MIRTFRRAPGAAVLTLVLGLALGAVEVAQSADATPSPHRLWVFLADKGLTRADEGVAVARAAATLSPRALARRAKVGMPVTVRDVPVAPEHVGAVEATGARVVVRSRWLNAVSVEADASQAAAIAALPFVREVRPVARARKELPQLVPTAPATPRGGRSLDYGPALGQLDQIQVPDLHDQGFDGSGVLIAMFDTGFDTDHQAYRHLDVVAERDFINNDAVTADQPGDPPGQDSHGTATLSCVGGAYAGQLYGGSYRGSFALAKTERVDTEIQAEEDHWVAAAEWADSLGADVISSSLGYLDWYTYEDMDGNTAVTTIAADMAAARGVVVVNSMGNEGGSAWRYMIAPADGDSVVAVGAVNSDGIRVSFSSVGPTYDGRIKPDVMAQGRHVYVATTSDTASYATASGTSFSCPLTAGAVGLLLQAHPHWTPSMVIEALRETATQSASPDTLMGWGIVQAADAMVHQPSGVPGDEGGGSRRPVVSASRSPFDAGTALSYFVPGDGRARVAVYDVAGRLVRVLADGRRPAGWHAAAWDGADAAGAPVASGVYFARVIAAGRSAVAKLVVVR; the protein is encoded by the coding sequence ATGATCCGCACCTTCAGGAGAGCTCCGGGCGCCGCAGTCCTGACCCTGGTCCTCGGGCTCGCCTTGGGCGCCGTGGAAGTGGCCCAGTCGGCAGACGCGACGCCGTCGCCTCACAGGCTCTGGGTGTTCCTCGCGGACAAGGGTCTGACCCGGGCCGATGAGGGCGTGGCCGTCGCACGGGCCGCGGCCACGCTTTCGCCCCGCGCGCTCGCGCGCCGCGCGAAGGTGGGCATGCCCGTCACCGTGCGGGACGTCCCCGTCGCGCCGGAACACGTCGGCGCGGTCGAGGCGACGGGCGCAAGGGTGGTCGTTCGGAGCCGCTGGCTGAACGCGGTCTCGGTGGAGGCCGACGCGTCGCAGGCGGCGGCGATCGCCGCGCTGCCGTTCGTGCGCGAGGTTCGGCCCGTGGCCCGCGCGAGGAAGGAGCTGCCGCAGCTCGTCCCGACGGCCCCGGCGACGCCCCGCGGCGGGCGGTCGCTCGACTACGGCCCGGCGCTCGGGCAGCTCGATCAGATCCAGGTGCCCGACCTTCACGACCAGGGGTTCGACGGGTCGGGCGTCCTCATCGCCATGTTCGACACGGGCTTCGACACCGACCACCAGGCGTACCGCCACCTCGACGTCGTCGCGGAGCGCGACTTCATCAACAACGACGCCGTCACGGCCGACCAACCCGGCGACCCGCCCGGTCAGGACTCGCACGGGACGGCGACGCTCTCGTGCGTCGGCGGGGCGTACGCGGGGCAGCTGTACGGCGGCTCGTACCGCGGGAGCTTCGCGCTCGCGAAGACCGAGCGCGTGGACACCGAGATCCAGGCGGAGGAGGACCACTGGGTCGCCGCCGCGGAGTGGGCCGACAGCCTCGGCGCGGACGTCATCTCGAGCTCGCTCGGCTACCTCGACTGGTACACGTACGAGGACATGGACGGGAACACCGCCGTGACGACGATCGCGGCCGACATGGCGGCGGCGCGCGGTGTCGTCGTCGTCAACTCGATGGGGAACGAGGGCGGGAGCGCGTGGCGCTACATGATCGCGCCGGCGGACGGCGACAGCGTCGTGGCGGTCGGCGCCGTGAACAGCGACGGCATCAGAGTGTCGTTCAGCTCGGTCGGGCCGACGTACGACGGGCGCATCAAGCCCGACGTGATGGCGCAAGGCCGGCACGTCTACGTCGCCACGACGAGCGACACCGCGTCGTACGCGACCGCGAGCGGCACCTCGTTCTCGTGTCCTCTCACCGCGGGCGCGGTCGGGCTGCTGCTCCAGGCGCATCCGCACTGGACGCCGTCCATGGTCATCGAGGCACTGCGCGAGACGGCCACGCAGAGCGCGAGCCCCGACACGCTCATGGGCTGGGGCATCGTGCAGGCGGCGGACGCGATGGTCCACCAGCCGTCGGGTGTGCCCGGGGACGAGGGTGGAGGGTCGCGGCGGCCGGTCGTTTCCGCATCGCGCAGCCCGTTCGACGCGGGCACGGCTTTGAGCTACTTCGTGCCCGGCGACGGCCGCGCGCGGGTCGCGGTGTACGACGTCGCCGGACGCCTCGTGCGCGTGCTCGCCGACGGGCGCCGCCCCGCGGGGTGGCACGCGGCGGCCTGGGACGGCGCGGACGCCGCGGGCGCCCCGGTCGCGAGCGGCGTGTACTTCGCCAGGGTCATCGCGGCGGGCCGAAGCGCGGTCGCGAAGCTGGTGGTGGTGAGGTAG
- a CDS encoding right-handed parallel beta-helix repeat-containing protein has product MSRIVILMAVALAAAAAPAPGHTYRVAADGSGDFMTIQEGLSAALGGDTVSVAPGTYSGAGNRSLNFGGRRVLLIAPAGPESTTIDCESAARGFTFSSGEDTTAVVRGFTITRGYAAQGGGINCTGASPLIDGCWFVANSATSGAGAFFASSSAKVRNCVFTGNTATYGSGATFLLSAVVVRNCTFARNGGAGAPGTLYCVGSPAPTFRACVVAFSAAGPPMKCENGASPVTTRSVVFGNAGGNTLCGNATDNLVTDPLLCGMLAADYTLCANSPCLPGNNAWGERVGALGAGCGDCASAVEPMSWGRIKALWR; this is encoded by the coding sequence ATGTCGCGCATCGTCATTCTGATGGCTGTCGCGCTTGCTGCGGCCGCAGCTCCGGCGCCGGGTCACACCTACCGCGTCGCCGCCGACGGAAGCGGCGACTTCATGACGATCCAGGAGGGACTTAGCGCCGCGCTCGGCGGCGACACGGTGTCGGTGGCTCCGGGGACATACTCAGGCGCCGGGAACCGCTCGCTCAACTTCGGCGGGCGGCGCGTGCTGCTCATCGCGCCCGCTGGGCCCGAGTCCACGACCATCGACTGTGAGTCGGCGGCGCGCGGGTTCACGTTCAGCTCCGGCGAGGACACGACCGCGGTCGTCCGCGGGTTCACCATCACGCGCGGCTACGCCGCGCAGGGCGGCGGGATCAACTGCACCGGCGCCTCGCCGCTCATTGACGGCTGCTGGTTCGTCGCGAACTCGGCGACCTCCGGCGCCGGCGCGTTCTTCGCGTCGTCCTCGGCGAAGGTCAGGAACTGCGTCTTCACGGGGAACACGGCCACGTACGGAAGCGGCGCCACCTTCCTCTTATCGGCCGTCGTCGTGAGGAACTGCACGTTCGCCCGGAACGGAGGGGCCGGAGCCCCAGGAACCCTCTACTGCGTCGGCAGCCCCGCGCCGACCTTCCGCGCGTGCGTCGTCGCGTTCAGCGCGGCCGGGCCCCCCATGAAGTGCGAGAACGGCGCGTCCCCCGTGACGACCCGCTCGGTCGTGTTCGGTAACGCCGGGGGCAACACGCTCTGCGGGAACGCGACCGACAACCTCGTCACCGACCCGCTCCTCTGCGGCATGCTCGCCGCCGACTACACGCTCTGCGCGAACTCGCCGTGCCTGCCGGGCAACAACGCCTGGGGCGAGCGCGTCGGCGCGCTCGGCGCCGGGTGCGGGGACTGCGCGTCCGCGGTGGAACCGATGTCCTGGGGGCGGATCAAAGCCCTGTGGCGCTGA
- the mobB gene encoding molybdopterin-guanine dinucleotide biosynthesis protein B translates to MAGFWIQIVGAKKTGKTSLAEDITRELVRRGRRVCYIKHTHEDGPTLDGEDTDTARARRAGASAAVLAGAGSTVVFRAPGGESLERVALRDSLPGEIVLAEGFKGSPGSKIVVTGGGLDVASLDGVIGVVGERPDGFDGPAFRADETGRLCDLIEATAAAAQGGDRWMTSLTVDGREVPLNAFVQDILASGVLGMSSALQNVEGGDAIELRCRRRRS, encoded by the coding sequence ATGGCAGGATTCTGGATCCAGATCGTCGGAGCGAAGAAGACGGGCAAGACCTCCCTCGCCGAGGACATCACGCGCGAGCTGGTCCGCCGCGGGCGCCGGGTGTGCTACATCAAGCACACGCACGAAGACGGGCCGACGCTCGACGGCGAGGACACCGACACCGCGCGCGCGCGTCGCGCCGGCGCCTCGGCGGCGGTCCTCGCGGGGGCGGGCTCCACGGTCGTGTTCCGCGCGCCGGGCGGCGAGTCGCTCGAGCGCGTCGCCCTGCGAGACTCCCTCCCCGGCGAGATCGTGCTTGCCGAGGGGTTCAAGGGGTCGCCCGGAAGCAAGATCGTCGTGACGGGAGGCGGGCTCGACGTCGCGTCGCTCGACGGCGTCATCGGCGTCGTCGGCGAGCGACCGGACGGGTTCGACGGACCCGCGTTCCGGGCCGACGAGACCGGTCGCCTGTGCGACCTCATCGAGGCGACCGCGGCGGCCGCCCAGGGCGGCGACCGCTGGATGACCTCGCTTACGGTGGACGGCCGCGAGGTGCCGCTGAACGCGTTCGTGCAGGACATCCTCGCGTCGGGCGTCCTTGGGATGAGCTCGGCGCTCCAGAACGTCGAGGGCGGGGACGCCATCGAGCTCCGGTGCCGAAGGCGGAGGAGTTGA
- a CDS encoding 4Fe-4S dicluster domain-containing protein, which produces MRIKVDTSRCTGCKLCQQICTIEHYGEINPKKAAIRIGAEFPEPGVFTPRLCVQCGACARACPEGAIERTGSADAFVLDTSKCTNCGVCVETCPIGVMYTHAAAPTPVKCDLCLKCTEVCNTGALTVVDSPRPTSR; this is translated from the coding sequence ATGCGCATCAAGGTCGACACGTCACGGTGCACGGGCTGCAAGCTCTGCCAGCAGATCTGCACCATCGAGCACTACGGCGAGATCAACCCGAAGAAGGCGGCCATCCGCATCGGGGCGGAGTTCCCGGAGCCCGGCGTGTTCACGCCGCGGCTCTGCGTGCAGTGCGGCGCGTGCGCGCGCGCATGCCCCGAGGGCGCCATCGAGCGCACGGGGAGCGCCGACGCGTTCGTCCTTGATACCTCGAAGTGCACGAACTGCGGCGTCTGCGTCGAGACCTGCCCGATCGGCGTGATGTACACGCACGCGGCGGCCCCGACGCCCGTCAAGTGCGACCTGTGTCTCAAGTGCACCGAGGTCTGCAACACCGGGGCGCTCACGGTGGTGGACTCGCCGCGGCCGACCTCGCGCTAG
- a CDS encoding aldehyde ferredoxin oxidoreductase family protein, whose amino-acid sequence MYGFGGTVLRINLETGEIRRSPTPESFAREWLGARGFVAKTIYDEVPRNADPLGPENLFIVAPGVLTGSFAPCGSKLGFGCVSPLTNGHADSNMGGHLGPEIKYAGYDMIVLERISPKPVYLFIDDDAVELRPAEQYWGMGSLDLEARMKKDLGEDFQIATIGPAGENGVGFACITHDFGRQAGRCGVGAVMGSKRLKAIAVRGTKSLAVHDLPGLTKHTYDIIQRTKPHPNMEPWQKYGTALFVSWANEHGCFPSRNFQTTYHEGWEGISGEKLAEEVLVTHKACFGCWMNCGKYSRARIPGKPDTYLEGPEYETIALCGGSCGMTDIHHVAYANYLCDNLGLDTMSGGNVTGFAMECYERGIITKDDLEGHELRWGNIDDFEHFVGMIAARRGIGELFSHGTRAAAQKLGRGTIEFAEQAKGMEFSGYDTRWYSAQLLSYCTADIGAHHNRSWAITADIELGQDTPVGKAPVVIYLQHIRPLFDTWCCCRLFWGELDVTPEEHVDAVRHLTGWDITIEECMLTSERIWNLTRAHYLERNGGPGRKHDVAPLRQLEERIPTGPAEGRKVGTENFEYMLNDYYANRGWDAEGNPTREVLETLGLPRIADRLEKLGLLGKPIPGGIPKVRGQKLKPKAM is encoded by the coding sequence ATGTACGGATTCGGCGGGACTGTTCTGCGCATCAACCTTGAGACCGGCGAGATCAGGCGGTCGCCGACGCCGGAGTCGTTCGCCCGCGAGTGGCTCGGCGCACGCGGCTTCGTCGCAAAGACCATCTACGACGAGGTCCCGCGCAACGCCGACCCGCTCGGTCCGGAGAACCTCTTCATCGTGGCGCCGGGAGTTCTCACGGGCTCCTTCGCCCCGTGCGGCTCCAAGCTCGGCTTCGGTTGCGTCTCGCCGCTCACGAACGGACACGCCGATTCGAACATGGGCGGCCACCTCGGCCCCGAGATCAAGTACGCCGGCTACGACATGATCGTCCTCGAGCGCATCTCGCCGAAGCCCGTGTACCTCTTCATCGACGACGACGCGGTCGAGCTCCGACCCGCCGAGCAGTACTGGGGCATGGGCTCGCTCGACCTCGAGGCCCGCATGAAGAAGGACCTCGGCGAGGACTTCCAGATCGCGACCATCGGGCCCGCCGGCGAGAACGGCGTCGGGTTCGCGTGCATCACGCACGACTTCGGGCGGCAGGCCGGCCGGTGCGGCGTGGGCGCCGTCATGGGCTCGAAGCGCTTGAAGGCCATCGCGGTTCGCGGGACGAAGTCGCTCGCGGTGCACGACCTGCCGGGCCTTACGAAGCACACCTACGACATCATCCAGCGCACGAAGCCCCACCCGAACATGGAGCCGTGGCAGAAGTACGGCACGGCGCTCTTCGTGAGCTGGGCCAACGAGCACGGCTGCTTCCCCAGCCGCAACTTCCAGACGACCTACCACGAGGGATGGGAGGGCATCAGCGGCGAGAAGCTCGCCGAGGAGGTCCTCGTCACGCACAAGGCGTGCTTCGGCTGCTGGATGAACTGCGGGAAGTACTCGCGCGCGCGCATTCCCGGCAAGCCCGACACCTACCTCGAGGGGCCCGAGTACGAGACCATCGCGCTCTGCGGCGGAAGCTGCGGCATGACCGACATCCACCACGTCGCCTACGCCAACTACCTGTGCGACAACCTCGGCCTCGACACGATGAGCGGCGGGAACGTGACGGGCTTCGCGATGGAGTGCTACGAGCGCGGCATCATCACGAAGGACGACCTCGAGGGCCACGAGCTCCGCTGGGGCAACATCGACGACTTCGAGCACTTCGTCGGCATGATCGCCGCGCGCCGCGGGATCGGCGAGCTCTTCTCGCACGGGACGCGCGCCGCCGCGCAGAAGCTCGGGCGCGGCACGATCGAGTTCGCGGAGCAGGCGAAGGGCATGGAGTTCTCGGGCTACGACACGCGCTGGTACTCCGCGCAGCTCCTCTCCTACTGCACCGCCGACATCGGCGCGCACCACAACCGGAGCTGGGCCATCACGGCCGACATCGAGCTCGGGCAGGACACGCCGGTCGGCAAGGCCCCGGTCGTCATCTACCTCCAGCACATCAGGCCGCTCTTCGACACCTGGTGCTGCTGCCGGCTCTTCTGGGGAGAGCTCGACGTGACCCCCGAGGAGCACGTGGACGCGGTGCGGCACCTCACGGGGTGGGACATCACCATCGAGGAGTGCATGCTCACCTCGGAGAGGATCTGGAACCTCACGCGCGCGCACTACCTCGAGCGGAACGGCGGCCCCGGGCGGAAGCACGACGTCGCGCCGCTCCGCCAGCTCGAGGAGAGGATCCCCACCGGGCCGGCCGAGGGCAGGAAGGTCGGCACCGAGAACTTCGAGTACATGCTGAACGACTACTACGCCAACCGCGGCTGGGACGCGGAGGGCAACCCGACGCGCGAGGTGCTCGAGACGCTCGGCCTGCCGCGCATCGCGGACAGGCTCGAGAAGCTGGGGCTCCTCGGAAAGCCAATCCCGGGCGGCATCCCGAAGGTGCGCGGACAGAAGCTCAAGCCGAAGGCGATGTGA
- a CDS encoding MoaD/ThiS family protein: MVVYLRSGGRLRERLQPDVDQYTRRVEVEGAPTLREILDTLRIPRALVAFGYSQGTVRRLDYRPADGETITLQPPVAGG; the protein is encoded by the coding sequence ATGGTCGTCTATCTTCGATCCGGTGGGAGACTGCGGGAGCGGCTCCAGCCCGACGTGGACCAGTACACCCGCCGCGTCGAGGTGGAGGGCGCCCCCACGCTCCGCGAGATCCTCGACACCCTGCGCATCCCCCGCGCGCTCGTGGCCTTCGGCTACTCCCAGGGCACCGTGCGCAGGCTCGACTACAGACCGGCCGACGGCGAGACCATCACGCTGCAACCGCCAGTCGCCGGCGGGTGA
- a CDS encoding HesA/MoeB/ThiF family protein, with protein MPALGNGIEERYSRQLGVPGWGAEGQRRLAAACVFVAGAGGLGCSAAVYLAAAGVGRLTVCDADRIEPSNLNRQFLYTPADVGSEKATAAAERLRAMNPSIEVEPVVAEINERTARDLTGGATLLLDCLDNLETRFVLNRCSIASGVPMVHAAVSEFTGHVALLHPPATPCLECFFPPAPPPVEPAVPGVTPGLVGALEAAEAIKFIVGVGEPLAGRLLIVEALEPRFDVVTLERDRDCPACGRLCR; from the coding sequence ATGCCAGCTCTCGGGAACGGCATCGAGGAACGCTACTCGCGTCAGCTCGGCGTACCCGGCTGGGGCGCGGAGGGCCAGCGGCGCCTCGCGGCCGCGTGCGTGTTCGTCGCGGGGGCCGGCGGGCTCGGGTGCTCCGCGGCGGTGTACCTCGCCGCGGCAGGCGTCGGGCGGCTCACGGTCTGCGACGCCGACCGGATCGAGCCCTCCAACCTGAACAGGCAGTTCCTCTACACGCCGGCGGACGTCGGCAGCGAGAAGGCGACCGCCGCCGCGGAGCGGCTCCGCGCGATGAACCCCTCGATCGAGGTCGAGCCGGTCGTCGCCGAGATCAACGAGCGGACGGCGCGCGACCTCACCGGCGGCGCCACGCTGCTCCTCGACTGCCTCGACAACCTCGAGACGCGCTTCGTGCTCAACCGCTGCTCCATCGCCTCGGGCGTGCCGATGGTGCACGCGGCGGTCTCGGAGTTCACCGGCCACGTGGCGCTCCTGCACCCGCCGGCCACGCCGTGCCTCGAGTGCTTCTTCCCTCCCGCGCCGCCGCCGGTCGAGCCGGCCGTTCCCGGCGTCACGCCGGGCCTCGTGGGCGCGCTCGAGGCGGCAGAGGCCATCAAGTTCATCGTCGGCGTCGGCGAGCCGCTCGCCGGGCGCCTGCTGATCGTCGAGGCGCTCGAGCCGCGCTTCGATGTCGTGACGCTGGAGAGGGACCGCGACTGCCCCGCGTGCGGGAGGCTCTGCCGATGA
- a CDS encoding amino acid permease has protein sequence MKLRRRLGLSDVFSIATGAMISSGIFVLPGLAHARAGPAVALSYLIAGLFASTGLLSVAELTTAMPKAGGDYFFVSRGMGPAAGTVAGILTWFALSLKVAFALVGMTVFAQLVLPADPHLVGVAFCLFFVGLNVIGVKEAARLQVVLVAALLALMALYIVRGLPMVDVQRFEPFAPHGARAVFATAGLVFVSYGGLLKVASISEEVREPGRLLPLGMVLSWVVACLMYVLIVFVTSGVLDAHVLDRSTMPISLGAEAIMGRPGMIALSVAAILAFLTTANGGIMAASRYLLALSRDGLIPEPFGRIGQRFRTPHVALLVTGALVLAALFVRLEVLVGAASAVFMSTYVLANLAVIILRESRLQNYRPKFRAPLYPWVQIAGIVGILFVIVEMGGGAFLTVATLALLGFLVYWLYGRARSASESALLHLVERVTAKELVTGTLEEELKEIIHERDGVREDLFDGLVKRGPVVDMEGAMSHGDFFALAAERLGPRVGVEPGELRELLLARERETSTVLAPGLAIPHVVIPGAGTFELLMARSRAGVAFPGAGAPVHAAFVLVGTLDQRNMHLRALSAIAQVVQGRDFEKRWMRARGEQALRDVLLLGERRRVHDE, from the coding sequence ATGAAGCTCAGGAGGCGCCTCGGGCTCTCCGACGTGTTCAGCATCGCGACCGGGGCCATGATCAGCTCCGGCATCTTCGTGCTGCCCGGGCTCGCCCACGCGCGCGCCGGCCCCGCGGTCGCCCTCTCGTACCTCATCGCGGGTCTCTTCGCCTCCACCGGCCTCTTGAGCGTCGCCGAGCTCACGACGGCCATGCCCAAGGCGGGCGGCGACTACTTCTTCGTCTCGCGCGGGATGGGGCCGGCGGCCGGGACGGTCGCGGGCATCCTCACCTGGTTCGCGCTCTCACTCAAGGTCGCGTTCGCGCTCGTCGGCATGACGGTGTTCGCGCAGCTCGTGCTGCCCGCGGACCCGCACCTCGTGGGCGTCGCGTTCTGCCTGTTCTTCGTCGGCCTCAACGTGATCGGCGTCAAGGAGGCCGCGCGCCTTCAGGTGGTCCTCGTGGCGGCGCTGCTCGCGCTCATGGCCCTCTACATCGTGCGCGGCCTTCCGATGGTGGACGTGCAACGCTTCGAACCGTTCGCGCCGCACGGGGCGCGCGCGGTCTTCGCGACGGCCGGCCTCGTCTTCGTGTCGTACGGCGGGCTCCTCAAGGTCGCCAGCATCTCGGAGGAGGTGCGCGAGCCCGGGCGGCTGCTGCCGCTCGGGATGGTCCTCTCGTGGGTCGTCGCATGCCTCATGTACGTGCTCATCGTGTTCGTCACGAGCGGCGTGCTGGACGCGCACGTGCTCGACCGCTCCACGATGCCGATCTCGCTCGGCGCCGAGGCGATCATGGGGCGGCCGGGGATGATCGCCCTCAGCGTCGCGGCCATCCTGGCGTTCCTCACGACGGCGAACGGCGGCATCATGGCGGCCTCGCGGTACCTTCTCGCTCTGAGCCGCGACGGACTCATCCCGGAGCCGTTCGGCCGGATCGGACAGAGGTTCCGCACGCCGCACGTCGCCCTGCTTGTGACCGGGGCGCTCGTGCTCGCCGCGCTCTTCGTGAGACTGGAGGTCCTCGTCGGGGCGGCCTCCGCGGTGTTCATGTCGACGTACGTCCTCGCCAACCTCGCGGTGATCATCCTGAGAGAGAGCCGCCTGCAGAACTACCGGCCGAAGTTCCGGGCGCCGCTCTACCCGTGGGTCCAGATCGCGGGAATCGTGGGGATCCTCTTCGTGATCGTCGAGATGGGGGGCGGGGCGTTCCTGACGGTCGCGACGCTTGCGCTGCTGGGGTTCCTCGTGTACTGGCTCTACGGCAGGGCGCGCTCGGCCAGCGAGTCCGCGCTCCTGCATCTCGTGGAGAGGGTCACGGCGAAGGAACTGGTCACGGGGACGCTCGAGGAAGAGCTCAAGGAGATCATCCACGAGCGCGACGGGGTCCGCGAGGACCTCTTCGACGGGCTCGTGAAGCGCGGCCCCGTCGTGGACATGGAAGGCGCGATGTCCCACGGGGACTTCTTCGCGCTGGCCGCGGAGCGGCTCGGGCCTCGCGTCGGCGTCGAGCCTGGCGAGCTCCGCGAGCTGCTGCTCGCGCGCGAGCGGGAGACCAGCACCGTGCTTGCCCCGGGGCTCGCGATCCCGCACGTCGTCATCCCGGGCGCGGGGACCTTCGAGCTTCTCATGGCGAGGTCGCGCGCGGGCGTCGCCTTCCCCGGCGCGGGCGCGCCGGTCCACGCGGCCTTCGTGCTCGTCGGAACGCTCGACCAGCGCAACATGCACCTGCGCGCGCTGTCGGCGATCGCCCAGGTCGTGCAGGGCCGCGACTTCGAGAAGCGCTGGATGCGGGCGCGCGGCGAGCAGGCGCTCCGCGACGTGCTGCTGCTCGGCGAGCGCCGCAGGGTGCACGACGAGTGA